In Gimesia benthica, a single window of DNA contains:
- a CDS encoding winged helix-turn-helix domain-containing protein — protein MKTIKLPLKSAQRLMVASQKLTGPALDPVEIIEHLGYVQIDTISVVERAHHHVFWSRNQKYSPVNLDQLIESRDAFEYWSHAASYLPMKDYRYSLPLKREFQKRETSWYPKDLKMMKQVLTRIRKEGPLRSKDFEMTKQGKSGWWDWKPAKKALERLFLEGKLEITRREGFQKVYDLPENVIPGTVDTTLPCETDFARYLIQRTLQHHGLATVSEIAYMRKSRTKTSVLTTLDQMVADDEISQVAIEGVEQTYYALKQSLESIPGVSQKIHILSPFDNLVIQRDKLITLFDFDYKIECYVPATKRKYGYFSLPVLQGSRFVARIDCKADRTNQRLMIHSIHYEKKVDQNLVQKKMESKLSAFAKFNGCHAVEYNRK, from the coding sequence ATGAAAACGATTAAGTTGCCATTGAAGTCTGCACAGCGTTTGATGGTGGCTAGTCAGAAGCTGACAGGACCAGCTTTGGATCCCGTGGAAATCATTGAGCATCTGGGGTACGTCCAGATTGATACCATCTCTGTCGTCGAACGTGCCCATCATCATGTGTTTTGGAGTCGAAATCAAAAATACAGTCCGGTTAACCTGGACCAGCTCATTGAATCACGAGACGCATTTGAGTACTGGAGTCATGCTGCCTCTTACCTGCCTATGAAAGACTACCGGTATTCTCTACCACTGAAACGAGAGTTTCAGAAACGCGAGACGTCCTGGTATCCCAAAGACCTGAAAATGATGAAACAGGTTTTAACCAGGATACGCAAAGAAGGTCCACTTCGATCAAAAGACTTTGAGATGACAAAGCAGGGGAAATCGGGATGGTGGGACTGGAAACCAGCCAAGAAAGCGTTAGAGCGACTTTTTCTAGAAGGCAAGCTGGAAATCACTCGCCGTGAGGGATTCCAGAAAGTATACGATCTCCCGGAGAATGTGATTCCTGGTACTGTTGACACCACACTACCGTGCGAAACCGACTTTGCTCGATACCTGATTCAACGAACGCTTCAGCATCATGGCTTGGCAACTGTAAGCGAAATTGCCTACATGCGCAAGTCTCGAACCAAAACAAGTGTCTTGACAACCCTCGACCAAATGGTAGCTGATGACGAAATTTCTCAAGTCGCTATTGAAGGAGTTGAACAGACTTATTATGCCCTCAAGCAATCACTGGAGAGCATTCCCGGGGTCAGCCAGAAAATACACATCCTGTCACCGTTTGATAATTTGGTCATTCAAAGAGATAAACTGATTACCTTATTCGATTTTGACTATAAAATTGAATGCTATGTTCCGGCGACAAAAAGAAAGTATGGGTATTTTTCACTGCCTGTCCTACAGGGCAGCCGATTTGTCGCCCGCATCGATTGCAAAGCAGATCGAACCAATCAACGGCTGATGATTCACTCGATTCACTACGAAAAAAAAGTGGATCAGAATTTAGTACAGAAAAAAATGGAATCAAAATTGTCAGCTTTCGCCAAATTCAATGGCTGTCACGCGGTGGAGTACAACAGGAAGTGA